A stretch of DNA from Serinus canaria isolate serCan28SL12 chromosome 14, serCan2020, whole genome shotgun sequence:
agggcacGGCACCCCCAAAGTCTGGGGCAGCCCGGGGCTCCATGGGGAACAGGACAGAGGTGTGGGTGGGGAAGGAGAGCACCCCACCCTCCCTAACGCGGTCAAGACAGACTTAACTCAAAAAATTCGGGCAGGAGGCTTCAATAAGCCGCGAGGACCCTGCCAAGAGCCGCACTCCCCGTGTCCAAGAGCACAAAAGCTGGAGATGTAAGACATGCAGAAAGCACTGTCAGGGCAGGCCAGTGCCAGCCAGCAAATCTGCAGCAGTGGGAACATGAAATATTAATCACTGGTGCATAAAACAATAGGAAAAAGCTGCCTTTTGGGGCAGCCATCCATCCTCACTCAGCAGGGAACATCAAGAGCCGCTAATGCCGTGCAGGTTCTGCCTAAAGACCCGCCTGCCCTGATGGTCACGCGAGAAGCGCTCGCTTTGAAGTTGAAAATAGACTGTAAATGTCTTTTGTGCGAGATGAAACATGATAAGACATGAAACCGGGAGGCTAAACTGTAGTTAATCACGGCGGCTTTACAAGCAACAAATCACTGCTGCAGACAGTCCAGGGGATCGTTTGAACGAGCAGCCGCGTGGGGAGAGAGCCCGGCGGGCATCGCCCTCCCcagagggggtttggggtgctggcACACCGCGGTGGCCACGGCAGCGGCCACGGGGCTGGGATGGTGCTcatggggctgggatggtgctcatggggctgggatggtgctggcagggctgggatggtgctcatggggctgggatggggctgggatggtgctggcagggctgggatggtgctcatggggctgggatggtgctggcagggctgggatggtgctcacagggctgggatggtgctCTCAAGTCTGGATTGGTGctgacagggctgggatggtgctcatggggctgggatggtgctggcagggctgggatggagctcacagggctgggatgatgCTCTCAAGTCTAGATTGGTGctgacagggctgggatggtgctggcagggctgggatggtgctcatggggctgggatggggctgggatggtgctggcagggctgggatggtgctcatggggctgggatggtgctcatggggctgggatggtgctCATGGGGCTGGGATGATGCTCTCAAGTCTGGATTGGTGctgacagggctgggatggtgctggcagggctgggatggtgctcatggggctgggatggtgctggcagggctgggatggtgctggcagggctgggatggtgctcatggggctgggatggtgctCACGGGGCTGGGATgatgctggcagggctgggatggtgctcacagggctgggatggtgctggcaCAAGCCTgacccagcactcccagggccaggctgaTGCTGGCACGGGGCTGGAGTgatgctggcacagcctggaacatcctctgtcactgctgagttagggatggaaagaaacatttcagtcttcagaaggtaaaaaaaaaaaattaatagagaGTAACACGACTTTTTATAATGCAACAGCCAGTTCCAGGGCTTTAGAATCTTATCCACAGCTAAGTTTTCCTCTGATCCCACGGaaagctccctgtgctgccctgtgcaggcgGTGCTGAGCGCAGGAACACGCCTGGGACAGGTATTTCCCACCTGGGACAGGCATTTCCCACATCAAAAATGAAGCTGGTGATTCCAGGCGATGCTCACTTGGGAGCAGGAGATAAGAGCCCAAAGCGAGTGTCTAAGTATGACTGATTAACAACTAAACCCTCACTAATTGCCTTAAAAAGTCACATCTCaacagccagggaagggaaaaaaaaaaaaaaagaaaaaaaagaggattaaaATTTTCCTCGGGCTAAACATTTTTCCGGCGTGCTCAGACTCGCTCTGGGTGTCTCCAGTCATTATCTCCCTAATTAACACACGCCGCAGAGCCCAAACAAATTTCCCCACCTTGTGGCTCTGGGAGGTTCAGTGGGATTAACCAGACCCGGGGAAGGGATctgccagagccagccagggGGGTTTGGGACGGGGTGAGGCTGTTACTGCTGGGAGAACTGCAATAAACCCTGGATTCTCTGCAGGTGGAGGGGCTGCGGACAGGTGAGGTGGTGGGAGaggctcctctcctcctgccagccccgtGTCACCGGGAAATCGTCatggggaaggatttttttaaatggccaTGCCTTTATTTCCTGTCATTAACACAACACCCGCATTTTCACAGCCCCAAAAGAGCCCAAATAACCCCTTGGAAGCAAACTGGTGCCAAAGGCCAGCAAGGGGATGAAGGCACAGTCTGCTGGGAACGGTGGTGCCAGAGCATCCCAAAtcgggctgtgctcctgcccacaAGGATGTGTAACCCCCCAAAAGTGCTGCTTTGGGGCCCTGGCCTTTGGGAGCTGTGGATCaaaggataaaatgaaataaaatcgCTTAAATATGGAAGGAGCCATGCCTGTGATGCTGGAAACAGGACTGAGAATTCCAGGGGTGCAGGAGGAGCGGGCAGGCTCCAAGGAGCAGCGGTAATTAGAGCTTCCGAGTGCCTCCAGGTCATCTGCCTTTCCCTCGAATAACATCATTTCTATAGAGCTTGTTGTCTTATTAGAGAATTAATCTAAATCTTGGCGGGCTCTGGATGCTCTGCCGGCGGCTGGAGCCATCCCGGGAGGGTCAGGGGCAGGTCCCGTGCGTGGCATGCGGGGGAAAAAAACCGGCAAAACCTCAAAAGGGAGGTCAGCCGGAGGCTACGGGGGAGGAAATGAGTGATTTCTTAAACAATCAGGGAAGTTTGCGTCGGCCTGGAAACGTAATTTGATTTGTGTCGTTAAAGCCGGGCTGGGGCGGCTGCTCCCGACGAAGGAAAATCCTCTCGTTAAGGCAGAATTGTCATTAGTGGGATCATTAGAGGAGGGGGAGCGGCACAGGGAATGCCCGGGCCGTGGAATGAAGGGGGGAAAAGCAGAATTCCGAGTGCCCCGGGGTCCCGGGAGAGGGAGGGACTGTGCGTGCGCGGGGCTGAGGGTGCTCGGGGGGTTGGATGGGATAACGGGATGGGATAAcgggatgggataatgggatggatgggatccCTCTTGCAGGATTGCATCCTGAATCCTCAGCACCAGGCGCTGCCTGGAGCTCTCCACGCTCAGGTCTTCAATATTCCTGCTAAAATCCCATCTCCAGCCAGATTTCCACGAAAATGCCCCACCCCTGTTCCAACCCTCTCGGGGGGGTTGGCTCCGAGAATGTTTCCTTGTTGATGCAGCGGTGGATGCAGGGGATCCCACAGGagcatcctcctccttcccttccctccctggaaGAGTTGGGAAAGGCACTGGCACCCTCCCGTGCCCGCTTCCACAAACTGCAAGGCAGCCTGGAATCCCGGCTGGATCCCCCTGGCatgggctgctgggcaggacagggatggagcaaTCCCGGCTGGATCCCCCTGGCAcgggctgctgggcagggcagggatggagcaatCCCGGCTGGATCCCCCTGGCAcgggctgctgggcagggcagggatggagcaatCCCGGCTGGATCCCCCTGGCAcgggctgctgggcagggcagggatggagcaatCCCTGCTGGATCCCTGGCAcgggctgctgggcagggcagggatggagcaatcccagctggatccctggcacgggctgctgggcaggacagggatggagcaaTCCCTGCTGGATCCCCCTGGCAcgggctgctgggcaggacagggatggagcaaTCCCTGCTGGATCCCCCTGGCAcgggctgctgggcaggacagggatggagcaaTCCCTGCTGGATCCCCCTGGCAcgggctgctgggcaggacagggatggagcaaTCCCTGCTGGATCCCCCTGGCATGGGCTGCCCACGATGGGGAGGGAGCTCTGCCATCCCCTCACTGCTGGCACTCCCAAGATTTCCTCCCCTTGCAGCATCTTGGGGGAGCCACTCCaaaaattccttcctgccacagggctCAGGTGGATGTCACCTGACCTGGAGAATCCTGGAAttgtttggggtggaagggacctcgaagcccacccagtgccacccctgccatggcagggacacctcccactgtcccaggctactccaagccccaatgtccaacctggccttgggcactgccagggatctatggcagccacagctgctctgggcacctgtgccagggcctgcccaccctcccagggaggaattccccCTTAATGCCCTAAAACCCAAGGATTAATCAGTGAAAAGGCAGATTGGACCTTCAGACTGGAAGCTGGGGGATAATTAGAGCTGGAGGGTGacctgagctgagctggcactggCTCCTGAGCTCCAGAGGGGACCTCACCCCCTTGGAGCCCGGAACCAGAGCCTAGCAAAGTCCAGCTCAAGCCTGCAGGCTCCAGGGATCCAGCTCCAAGGGGGTGAAGATCCCATGTGAGACTGAGGGTTGTGGCTTCCAGTCCTGCAGAGTTTGTGTGGGGGAGTTCTGGGGAGAAactcagctccctgtgccagggcaggccAGGGAGTACCGAGAACACCCTTGGAACAGTGGAGTGAAATGAAACCTTCCCAGTAGAGCTTTGGCTCTGGGAATGCCCCAGCCCCCTTTCCAATGGCAAACCTGGGGAGATGGGAAGAGATTCCAGGTAAAAGCacacacccccacccccccagccctcggccagggagcagaggaggaacccagggctctgggatgcCATTCCCAGCGTGTCCAACACTCCAACACAGTGAATCAGTGCTTTATTTCAGCATGGAGAGGTCCAGCAGAGAGCTCCAGGGAATGAGCTGGGGTGgcaaacctcccctggtgcccTCAGATCTGTGGGATTGAGGGAAAACATGAGGAGAGAAAAGGCCCCAAGGTGTGCCCAAGTGCAGCTGCACCCACAGTGCAGCCCCCCTCAACCCCAGGGGTCAGCAAGAGCCTCTTCCCTCGTGAAAGATCCTGGTGTGTCCATTGCAGAGGAGGATGTGGCTCCTGGAACAGGCAGGGGAGGCCAGGAATGAGGCACTGGATTCAGGAGAATGAGTGTGGCAGCTCTTGGGAGCACTGAGGCCACGATTCCCAGAGCCTGAGCAGTGCCAAGGACAGCCCCTGGtcccaatcccagctccctcccacaGGGAGGACCCTGAGTGCCCCTGGAATTGTTTGCACAGTGCTGAGTCAGGTGTAAGGCCAGGCCAGAGTCGAGGACAGCGGTGTGGAACCGTGCCTGCAGGGTGGGAGGTGGGCAGGGGGGGAAACATCTGGATGCTGCCCAGTGGGACCACAAAacatccctgccccagcaccctgggAGGGTTTATATGGGGCACTTCATGGCATGGTCCCAGAATAGCTCCAGGGATTAACCCCGGCCCTGAGCCCAGCTAATCCTGCCTGACTGCCTGGattgcagcagtgcctgcctggctctggaCACTGTCACAGCAAAGCtgagccagggctcagcacaggcacagcagctcctgggatggagctggaacAGCCCCAGGGGGAACTGGGCCAGGGAAACCAGGAGAGAACCGTGACAGAGAAATCGAGGGGAACTGCAACAGGGAAAACTGACAGGGAAATCAGGGAAATCAAGGGAAAACTGTGACTGGGAAATCAGGGGAAACTCGGACCAGGAGCTTCCTTGGTGTTCCTCCTGCTGTGGAAGGTCAGTGCATCCCAAGGAGTGGAGGCAGGATTagcccagggcagtggcaggTGCAGCAGCTCACTTACTTCTCCTTCAGGTCAGCTTTACCTAAAACCAGGGGAGGAGCAATCAGGGCTCGTGTTTCTTCCTCCAGAACCAGCAGCCCTTTATACCTGGGGGTTTTGTTACACAGCATCCCCACCACCACAGCCTgaccagcagcccagcagctcatggccgtgctgctgcctggaattTGGCCTCCTGAGACCTTTCCTCGACAGCCTTTCCTCTGACAGCTTCCCCAGGGAGTGCCCAGCAAACCCcccccagctgcctgccctcGCTTTGCACCCCCAGAGAAACCCCCCAAAACTCAGCCACCCCTCAGAGCCAGGGAGTCCCTGGCTGCTGGTcagagccaggagctccagctgagctggggagcCTCGAGCTGGGCAGAGTGGGTTGGATTtatcccaggagcagctccctggccttatcagcacagccagggccaccCTGCTGCAAGCAGTGCAGCACTCTCAGTGCGCCCAAAACCACTCCCGCACTGGGCAGGGGCCAAAGCCACCGCTGGTACCTTGGGGGAGGAACTTCAGCGAGCTGCTGAATACTCAGAAGCGGGACTGGCCCCTCTTGGGCCCATCATTGAGGAACTCGTGGCCCAGCCCGTTGCCACACTTGCCACACATCACCTGGGGAGGCAAAGGAGGGGTTGGCAGCAGTCTGGATGTCCAGGGGAGGCAAAGGAGGGGTTGGCAGCAGTCTGGCTGTCCAGGGGCTCACGGAGAGCCAGCCCGGGGGTGTTTCGGTCACACCCCGAGGGTTCGGGATCCGCACCTTCAACGCCCCCGGGCGCTCCTGGCGCTTGGCCACGCTGTCCCCACGCAGGGTCTCGGTGAACGCCGGCCACGGCGACGAGTGCTCGTACTTGGCGCGGCTGGAGAACAGCTCATGGCCACACTTGGCACACACGTAAATACCTGcggaggggacagcggggggaCACCTCAGCGCGGGGACACGGGACACCCGCGGCACTCAGCCCGCGTGGGGTGCAGCCAGCTGCGGCTGCCGGACCCCGGGAACCCCCAGGACACCCCCAGGGCACCCCCGGGGCACCTCCAGGGGAcccccagggcacccccagggCACCCCGGGGACCAGGATCCCCACAAGGGTCACACACAGGGACGGAACCCCCGAGCCCCTATCGGGACCCCCCTCCCCATCGGGGAGGATTCCCCCACCCCAACAAGGACCCCGCCCGGACCCACGATGCTCCGCAGAAGGAAACCCTCCCTAACCCCCTTCAACCGCTCACCCGGGGGGTTCCGCCTTGCCGGGTGACaccccctgcccgccccgctGGGGAACCCCCCCGCCCGCACCCCCGGAGCCCGCGGGGAGCCCCCCTCACCCGGCTGGAAGTGGTCCTTGAACACCTCTCCCcgcaggaaggagcagaaggacATGGCTGCGCCCGCCGCCCGGCCCGTTCCGTTCCGTTCCGTTCCGTTCCGTTCCGTTCTGTTCCGCTGGCCCGGCCGCACCCCCGCCACGCCCATCCACCGGGCCACCAGCgtgtccctcccctccccgtGCCACCCCCGTGTCCCGCCCCTCCCCGTGCcaccccctgtccctccccGGTCCCTCCTCCGGTCCCGCCCctgcggccccgccccgccacCCGCAGAGGGCGCTGCGGGCCCGGCGGTACCGGGGCGGTCCCGGGGCGGTCCCGGTACCGGGGGGACCCCGCTCCGAACCCCCCTTCATCTCCCGGgacccccggcccggcccgcagCCCCCGCGCGGCCTccccggggcggcggcggagcgggggCAGCCCCGGCGGGGGCACGAGGGGGCGCGGGGCGGAGCGCGGAGCCGGCTCGGGGCTGCGGATGCTCCGGCACCGCCGGTGGCAGCGGGGGGGGGTGCCAGCCCGGCTCTGGGCGTCTGCAACCGGCAGCGGGACCGCGACGGAGCCGCCGGTACCGGCTCTTCAACGCCGGTACCGCCACCGGTACCGGCAGCGCTCCGGCCCGGCTATCCCGGCAGCGGCATCAGTCCCTGGATCCCGGCACCAGGACCGACCGGCCTCGCTGGCACCGGCACCGTCACTGCCGCGGGCACTGGCTCTTCTTCCCCGGCACAAGGTCCGGTG
This window harbors:
- the MSRB1 gene encoding methionine-R-sulfoxide reductase B1, encoding MGVAGVRPGQRNRTERNGTERNGTGRAAGAAMSFCSFLRGEVFKDHFQPGIYVCAKCGHELFSSRAKYEHSSPWPAFTETLRGDSVAKRQERPGALKVMCGKCGNGLGHEFLNDGPKRGQSRFUVFSSSLKFLPQGKADLKEK